In one window of Acidovorax sp. HDW3 DNA:
- a CDS encoding porin, with amino-acid sequence MKKSLIALAVLAASGAAMAQSSVTLYGVADAGVTYVNGGKNFTGVESGQNKTSRLGFKGVEDLGGGLKANFVLEGGLNLDSGDGNSGAPAGAAASTGFSFQRQSTVGLSGGFGEVRLGRELTAAYNATARYDVFGSVGLGASQLWANGGVFSIPVDPTTVIKARSTTDQRVSNAVTYVSPDFAGFKVGVNYGFGEVAGANSDNRYMGAAATYDNGPISLGFGLERMNKPGNALALGNTDAISLGGSYDLGVAKLLAGYRQSTVKGFLGDNTPNLKTKGYMLAVTAPVGPGLVRASYNRYEARFDDGKTTANHFSAGYVYNMSKRTALYGTYSYLKNSNEDNLWGISSKAAVKDNGSQQGLQVGVTHAF; translated from the coding sequence ATGAAAAAATCCCTGATCGCCCTGGCCGTGCTGGCTGCTTCCGGCGCCGCCATGGCCCAATCCTCCGTGACCCTGTACGGCGTGGCCGACGCTGGCGTGACCTATGTCAACGGCGGTAAGAATTTCACTGGCGTTGAATCCGGCCAAAACAAAACTAGCCGCCTCGGCTTCAAGGGTGTGGAAGACCTGGGCGGTGGCTTGAAAGCCAACTTCGTCCTGGAAGGTGGTCTGAATCTTGATTCTGGTGATGGCAACTCCGGCGCTCCTGCTGGTGCAGCTGCTAGCACCGGCTTCTCGTTCCAGCGTCAATCCACTGTTGGCCTGTCTGGCGGCTTTGGCGAAGTGCGCCTGGGTCGTGAGCTGACCGCTGCTTACAACGCCACTGCGCGTTACGACGTGTTCGGCTCTGTGGGTCTGGGTGCTTCCCAGCTGTGGGCTAACGGCGGTGTGTTCAGCATTCCTGTCGATCCTACGACTGTTATCAAGGCTCGCTCTACTACCGATCAGCGTGTGAGCAATGCTGTGACCTACGTGTCGCCTGATTTTGCTGGCTTCAAGGTTGGTGTGAACTACGGCTTTGGCGAAGTGGCTGGCGCTAACAGCGACAACCGTTACATGGGCGCTGCCGCAACCTACGACAACGGCCCGATCAGCTTGGGTTTTGGTCTGGAGCGTATGAACAAGCCGGGCAATGCTTTGGCTCTGGGTAACACCGATGCGATTAGCCTGGGTGGTTCTTACGACCTGGGTGTTGCCAAGCTGCTGGCTGGCTATCGCCAGTCGACCGTTAAGGGCTTCTTGGGCGATAACACTCCGAATCTGAAGACCAAGGGCTACATGCTGGCTGTGACTGCCCCTGTGGGCCCTGGTCTGGTTCGCGCCTCTTACAACCGTTATGAAGCACGCTTTGATGACGGCAAGACTACTGCTAACCACTTCAGCGCTGGTTATGTGTACAACATGTCCAAGCGTACGGCTCTGTACGGTACCTACTCGTACCTGAAGAACAGCAACGAAGACAACCTTTGGGGTATTTCCAGCAAGGCTGCTGTGAAGGACAACGGTTCGCAGCAAGGTCTGCAAGTTGGTGTGACCCACGCCTTCTAA
- a CDS encoding OsmC family protein, translating into MECTVNWTGGLGTRSGMGFVAETGSGHVLTMDGAPDAQQPALGGQNLAPRPLETLLAGTGGCTAYDVVLILRRGRHDVRGCSVKLSAERADTEPKVFTKIHMHFTVTGHNIPDAAVERAIALSHEKYCSASVMLGKTAQITTGFEVVAA; encoded by the coding sequence ATGGAATGCACCGTCAACTGGACAGGGGGCCTGGGCACGCGCTCGGGCATGGGCTTTGTGGCCGAGACGGGCAGCGGCCACGTCCTCACCATGGACGGCGCGCCCGACGCCCAGCAACCCGCCCTGGGCGGGCAGAACCTGGCGCCGCGTCCGCTGGAGACGCTGCTCGCCGGCACCGGCGGCTGCACCGCGTACGACGTGGTGCTGATCCTGCGCCGGGGCCGCCACGACGTGCGCGGCTGCAGCGTCAAGCTTTCGGCCGAACGTGCCGATACCGAGCCCAAGGTGTTCACCAAGATCCACATGCACTTCACCGTCACCGGCCACAACATTCCCGATGCCGCCGTCGAGCGCGCCATCGCCCTGAGCCACGAAAAATACTGCTCGGCCAGCGTCATGCTGGGCAAGACGGCGCAGATCACCACGGGTTTCGAGGTGGTGGCGGCCTGA